A section of the Chloroflexota bacterium genome encodes:
- a CDS encoding type II toxin-antitoxin system HicB family antitoxin has product MGGRAVLRRFRVILEPNELGGYTVAAPLLPGCISEGDTREEALANIKEAIELYLESLEADGEPIPAEEAVEEAVVEVTV; this is encoded by the coding sequence ATGGGAGGCAGGGCTGTGCTAAGAAGGTTTCGGGTAATCCTGGAGCCCAATGAACTGGGCGGATATACGGTTGCTGCCCCATTGCTTCCTGGATGCATCAGCGAGGGCGACACCAGGGAAGAAGCCCTGGCAAACATCAAGGAAGCTATAGAACTCTACCTGGAAAGCCTTGAAGCGGATGGGGAGCCCATCCCTGCGGAAGAAGCTGTTGAGGAAGCGGTCGTAGAGGTCACTGTGTGA
- a CDS encoding type II toxin-antitoxin system HicA family toxin, which yields MRLPRVSGKQAEGALLRAGFVIHRISGSHHILKHPETGRRVTIPFHRRELAPKTLRSVLKQAAISADTFAELL from the coding sequence GTGAGGCTTCCCCGGGTTAGCGGGAAGCAGGCCGAGGGGGCACTCCTGCGAGCGGGTTTCGTGATACATCGTATTAGCGGAAGTCATCATATCCTCAAGCACCCTGAAACAGGTCGGAGGGTGACAATACCTTTTCACCGACGAGAGCTTGCCCCCAAGACATTACGCTCCGTCTTGAAGCAAGCGGCCATCAGTGCCGACACGTTTGCCGAACTTCTCTAA
- a CDS encoding YggS family pyridoxal phosphate-dependent enzyme has protein sequence MSIAENLARVRERLDRACQRAGRLPEEITLVAVAKGVGPEKILEAHSLGIRHFGENRVQEVQGKISGLKHLDITWRMVGHLQTNKAKLALELFHTVDSVDSLLLAQALSRRALAPLPIMLEVNVSGEATKFGFLPEALPLALEEIARLPNLEVRGLMTVAPLVKDPQEVRPVFSRLRGMAQALGLKELSMGMSDDFEVAIEEGATQVRLGRAIFGPMAW, from the coding sequence ATGAGCATTGCCGAGAACCTGGCCCGGGTCCGGGAGCGGCTAGACCGGGCCTGCCAGAGGGCAGGCCGGCTTCCCGAGGAGATAACCCTGGTGGCGGTCGCCAAGGGGGTGGGGCCGGAGAAGATACTGGAGGCCCACTCCCTGGGTATAAGGCATTTCGGCGAGAACCGGGTCCAGGAGGTCCAGGGGAAGATATCCGGCCTCAAGCACCTTGACATAACCTGGCGCATGGTGGGCCATCTCCAGACCAACAAGGCGAAGCTGGCCCTGGAGCTCTTTCATACTGTGGACAGCGTGGACTCCCTCCTCCTGGCCCAGGCCCTCAGCCGGAGGGCCCTGGCTCCCCTCCCCATCATGCTGGAGGTCAATGTCTCCGGGGAGGCCACCAAGTTCGGCTTTCTACCTGAGGCCCTCCCCCTGGCCCTGGAGGAGATTGCCCGCCTTCCCAACCTGGAGGTGAGGGGCCTGATGACGGTGGCCCCCCTGGTGAAGGACCCCCAGGAGGTCCGGCCTGTCTTCTCCCGGCTGCGGGGGATGGCCCAGGCCCTGGGGCTCAAAGAGCTCTCCATGGGGATGAGCGACGACTTTGAGGTAGCCATAGAGGAGGGGGCCACCCAGGTCCGCCTGGGCCGGGCCATCTTCGGCCCA